TTCATTGAATTTAAAACACAACGTATCTGTCACTGACATACTACATATTCTGCAGCTGGAAAACACAAGGAATATCTATCCTACTTGCGTTATGGATTGATTAGCAAGTGAGTTGAAATATTCCTGGAAGATTTTTATTCATAATGACCATATTGATTTTTATTGCAATGAAAAATACCGCAACAAGTCAATGTCAAATATAAAGTTGAAGGGTTAATAAATAGGAATTGTCATATTCTCCAAAACTTTAGAAGAAAATTCATTTTCACAACGAAAAATACATAATTACTTTAGAAAAGATGTAATATTTCAAAATTTTAAATAGAGTCAATGGGAAACTCTATGAATGAAAAATTAATAATAGAATATAAAAGAAATAAAATTACCAATGCTTTAGAAATTTTAAAGATAAAGTCAATGAAAAGAATATAAAAGAGGCTCCAATTTTCGTTTTAAAAATAAAACCTCAAATAATTTTTCAAAAATTATTATTCCAAGATTTTAATGAATCAAGTATATATTATGGTCTCAAATGGCAACTTTTTGGAAATTCAAATCAAATTTCTCTTTACAAGGGATTGGTAAAATTGTCAAATAATTTTGAGACTCACAAAGCTGAAATAATTGAACTGATAGAAATGAACGACTTAGTAACCCTTTATTTTCCTCATTTTGCTGATAGAAATTAAAAGCAAAAGAAAGAAGTAAGAAAGGTCTACGGATTCTTTTACACTAATTTGTTCATACATTTTACAAGAAAAATATCCCCATTAAGTAACTTAATTAAGAATATATTGAGGCTTTAAAAGAAAGTTTTATTTTTCATTCTTTTGCATTGCTAGATTATATTCTTCTTTTTCAGAAGAGAATGCTAGTTTAGTAAAACATATAAAGAGAATTTTCAAAAGTTCAAACCCAAAATTTTCTGATAGAAATTAATAGATTTAGTTCTTTGGAAGGAAGCAGATACATTAAAAAGAAAGAAGAAAATAAATAAATACAAACACATACAGATTATTCTAAAGGAGAAAGTAATTTGACTAAAGATGCTAGTAAAAGAGATATGTGGAAGCAAGGTTATAATGGCAGATGTGATTGTGACTGATCAAAGAAATATTCAATTGCGCTTATATATGACAACAAAATACATAATGCTCGATTCTAACTGCAAAGGTATAGATAAAATTGCAAAATTGATATTAAGAATTGCAAGAAAAGAAAATGGATAACAGTGGATAACGATTATAGTCGCCTTTATATGAGGATGTTGAAATCAATTCGCCAATTTCGAAAATATTATAAACCCATTTCAAAAATTATAGCCGATGTAGACAAATACAGAAAAATCTAATCACAGAAAGGTTTAGCTTGTATAAGTCTAAAAATTTGCACATAACTACGAGTAACCATTGTGATAGTGTTTAGTTGTGGAGGAAAAAATATTATGACGATTAATGAATTAAAGAACTTCTTGACGGTTTTTAGAAAACTCCCGCTCGAAAAAGTTAAAAAATGCAACTTCAAGATTATGTAGGACTCAAAAATAAAGATGCGTTTTGTCAATGGGTTGAAACTAAAACTAGATTGTTAGGAAGTATTAAAGGACTAACTTCAATAAAATTTGGCATTTATGAGAGAGATTCAAAAGAAACCAAAATTATTTTAATGACAATAAATACTCATGGCTAAAGAATCACGGAAAATAGGGAAATTGCGTTTAGAAAAGTAAAGAAAATATAGTGACATAATTAAATTATCTGCTTCCGAGTAAGTTTGATATGATCGATGACATTACATTGCCAGATTTATTTAAATGGAAAGTTGCATTTTTTTGTATTCAAACGAAAGACTCATTCCAATATATAAAAAGGACAGTGTTAGATAAAATTGCCAAACATTATGGATTGAAGACTACATCTAAAACGAAAATATCTGAGATTCAAACCCTTATGATAGCTAACAAACTAGCAAACCTTAACGTATATGAATTTATAAGAGCTATATAAAAGTTTGGTGAGAAGAAAGAATTAAAAGTATATGAGGCAACAACAAAGAAAAGAATAAATAGAAAAGCATCCCAGAATAAAAAGTATTACTCCGCAGTTGAGAACAGTTACTCGTTCTTATGTTGCTCAGCAAACTCATAATAAAATACAGGAAGCTCTCAAAAATAAATTAATTAGTAAATACGGCGAAAAAAAGTAATTTTAGAAGAAAACTTTGTAGATATTAAATTGATTCGTACTGGTTTTTAGGATTTTTACGAAGTGAAATGTGCTTCGTATGCTAGTGAATGTATTAAGGAAGCCTTAGGACAAATTTTATTATATTCATTAAATGATAACGAGAAGAAAAAAAAAACATTTCGTTGTAGGACAGTATCCGCCTACTTTGAAAGATCAGGAATATATTGACTTTATAAAAGAATTTAAAACTAGAATTTGATTATATTCCAATTAGTATTGAATTTGCTGAATAAAATGAGAAACTTATTCGGAGTAGTTATAAAAAAACGGCACATAACACATTCAGTTTCTAAACGCAATAGACTTACGAGAGCCGAATTAGGGAAAGCGGCTAAGATGTATTAACCGGAATAAATCCGAAGAAAAATCTCAAAAAGTCTATTGCGGTTAGAAGAGCTTCCCGAAACCGCGTTGTAATGAGACTTTATGCGGGACTATGGGGATTCAAAGTGACTAGGGAGGTCGGACTTGTTTTTGGATGAGGCTAATGGATACGGAAAGAGCCAATTTTACATACGCTACATAGGAGAATCTTTTTGATCATGGACGCAAGAATATCTTTCCATTCTTCCGGTGTAGACTTCTGATTTAAAGAACGATTTAGTTTTTTAAGAAGTGACTTACATAATTCGAGAGAGAGTCTTTGCAGAGATCGGTTTGCGATGATTCCGTAATGTCTGATTTTAACGAATCCTAATGGAAGGATATGCATAAGAAACCTGCGAATAAACTCTACACATGGTAGAGTCATTGTTTTGAGTTTGTCATTATCCGCATAATCTTTGTATCTGAATGTTACGGTATTGTTTGTGATTTCTAATATTCTCTGGTTACTGATTGCTATCCTGTGTGTATAACGTCCGAGGTATTTAATTACGGAGTCGGGATTTTCAAAAGGTTGTTTTGTATATACGATCCATTTTTTAGAATAGAGGTTTGTTAAAAATCTTTGAAAATGTGATGGATCATTTAATTCTTCACAACTTTTGGGAATAGTAAGATAACTTCCATGATAGTATTTTTCAAATGAAATAAAAATAATCTCTGAAATAGTTTTGATAGAACGGGAATCGGCAGAAAGAATTTATCTCTTGAATCGATCCATTTGCCTTTATCCGCAGAAATTCCACCTCCTGTGATTAGAACATGAATATGTGGATGATAAGATAAAGTCTGTCCCCAAGTATGTAGAATAGATAAAAACCAGGAATACAATTTAGATACTTTTTATTCTTACTTACCTTTCTTAACGTATCCGAGACAGTTTTAAATAAAAGAGAATAGAATATTTTTTTGTTATTTAATATGAGTGAGTTTAATTCACTGGGAAGAGTAAATACGACATGAAAATATTTCACAGGTAAAATATTCTTATTCTCTTTAACTAACCATTTCTCTTTTCTCAAAACTGACATTTGGGACAATGCCGATTTCGACAGGAATTGTAGGAATTCTTTTCGAATCCACAGTGACTACATTTATCGACGTGACCACCGAGCGTCTCTGTTCTGCAATTCCTGATCGCATAATACGCTTTTACCTCGTTTCGAGTTAAAGACTTACCATAGACAGAAAAGAATTCTTTTTCATTTTCCCGAAAACTTCAGCTACTTCGAGTATCCTCTTTCTGACCAACATCTCCTCTTGTTGTGATGTTTCCATTTGCCAGACCTCCCGTCTGTAAAGGATTGGTTAAAATATTGTAATCGTATGTATCTAAAGGACTCTTAATATTCATTAAATCGTATCGTCTGACATGTAAATAAATATATGTAGCCTGAGGAGAAAAATGTCCGAGTAGAAGTTGAATATGATGCATATTAACCCTGCTTCAAGAAGATGTGTTGCAAAAGAGTGTCTTAGAGTATGGACAGAGGCATTCTTTGTTATCCCGCTTTTAAAAGAGCATCCTTAAATGCACGCTGTATTGCACGAACAGAAAAGCTTTTCATCTTGTTTTTATCTCTTGCGTAAAATAGGTAATCGACAGGTTTATATTCTTGTATGTAATCTCGTAACAATTTCAAAGTAGTGGGAGACAATAGCGCATAACGATCTGTTCCACCTTTTCCATCTTTGACAAATATCTGCATTCTGTCTGGGTCTATTTGATTGACCTTTAACTTAGCTGCTTCACTGACTCGAAGTCCTGCTGAATAGATGAGAGTGAGTATAGTCTTGTGCTTTATATTCCAGGTTAAATTCAAAATAGCCTCCACTTCTGATTTACTTAACACAACCGGTTTACTCTTGGCATAATCCTAAATTAATTTTCTTTACATTCTTCCGTATCGTGGTTGCATTATATTTATCTCGACAACTACCGCAACGCGGTTTTGTTCAACTCCGAGTATCCACTGCGGAGGTGAACTATGTTCGGAAGCTGTTCACCTCCTTGCTCCAAGCCGGCATAGTTGTATTAGCCACACTTTGTAGTATTTTTGTTGAACTTATGCAAGTCCAGTGCCTTCGTTCCGGTCACAAAACTTGCAG
This sequence is a window from Leptospiraceae bacterium. Protein-coding genes within it:
- a CDS encoding transposase, with the protein product MLSADSRSIKTISEIIFISFEKYYHGSYLTIPKSCEELNDPSHFQRFLTNLYSKKWIVYTKQPFENPDSVIKYLGRYTHRIAISNQRILEITNNTVTFRYKDYADNDKLKTMTLPCVEFIRRFLMHILPLGFVKIRHYGIIANRSLQRLSLELCKSLLKKLNRSLNQKSTPEEWKDILASMIKKILLCSVCKIGSFRIH
- a CDS encoding transposase yields the protein MYSWFLSILHTWGQTLSYHPHIHVLITGGGISADKGKWIDSRDKFFLPIPVLSKLFQRLFLFHLKNTIMEVILLFPKVVKN